A portion of the Punica granatum isolate Tunisia-2019 chromosome 7, ASM765513v2, whole genome shotgun sequence genome contains these proteins:
- the LOC116214016 gene encoding uncharacterized protein LOC116214016, producing the protein MPPPGTTSFLLLLLYTIQFSAANSAAPILGLDTFLNHQYRRDPQATNDSFLSLPSSLKSSLSHLHPPSSSSLISSLLSLTLSLPVHVRLVGHSFPSDSSSLLSSFLSAASLPSHHFHVISPFTSQSHRLSLSHSPHLDVSHAPSLASALSDALKAEVAKTPSSLRSSLLPIPHSLVDEMVRHDFEKQKPVEGVYIYFLNLGPQSKPYAYSYTPGDSSPGFTKCTGSIWTGKDRYIWVDLAAGPVDYGPALSGDGVLPRGEFHPLAALHGRPKSHKALLADIASLVWSAYEVLVVPPLRIPVPFESSLIVQFVHVFSGESKDLNGLDWKNIEKVFMDEVNDGALLLGDQSLRFKPYSVSYKECSICSFAISKSINSYTSRFLFDNYTLIVSEYLDSKRLHQILSDSAEEFRRVAEIPEEDDFGRVLPVYVFDLDYSTMLLLDRYHQSVSFKDMVIAVRTKNTQTVSDYNCNGRHVFTQTRELERPLVGSILQSMWGVSPTHLTWSARHNSTLVDYSWSVGQTPFGPFSEMSTLSFAQKDAARRNVLLTSLNYSISSAIDVLDSVAAHGGERKLLKHNQYVEFVQRWSLFKYKLDKAVSALSHFDFELALYYLRSLDHDLYGAHAIVYHASQELEASLACFKDPPFPWATVSVYAVCVVAFIYVYMKRDKLFRNKRKQF; encoded by the coding sequence ATGCCTCCGCCCGGCACCacctccttcctcctcctaCTACTATACACCATCCAGTTCTCCGCCGCCAACTCCGCCGCCCCGATCCTGGGACTGGACACCTTCCTCAACCACCAGTACCGCCGCGACCCACAAGCCACCAATGACTCATTCCTCTCCCTGCCCTCATCCCTCAAATCCTCCCTCTCCCACCTCCACCCGccgtcctcctcctccctgATCTCCTCCCTCCTCTCCCTCACCCTCTCCCTCCCCGTCCATGTCCGCCTCGTCGGCCATTCCTTCCCCTCCGATtcctcctccctcctctcCTCTTTCCTCTCCGCTGCCTCCCTCCCTTCCCACCACTTCCACGTCATCTCCCCCTTCACCTCCCAGTCCCACCGTCTCTCCCTCAGCCACTCCCCCCACCTCGACGTCTCCCATGCGCCCTCCCTCGCCTCCGCCCTCTCCGACGCCCTCAAGGCGGAGGTCGCTAAAACCCCGTCTTCCCTCCGGTCCTCCCTCCTCCCGATCCCGCACTCCCTCGTCGACGAGATGGTCCGGCACGACTTCGAGAAGCAGAAGCCCGTCGAGGGCGTCTACATCTATTTCCTCAATCTCGGCCCTCAATCGAAGCCCTATGCCTATTCCTACACCCCGGGCGACTCCTCCCCCGGGTTCACTAAGTGCACCGGTAGCATCTGGACCGGCAAGGACCGGTACATCTGGGTCGACTTGGCTGCGGGGCCGGTTGATTACGGGCCTGCCCTTTCGGGCGATGGCGTGCTCCCACGCGGCGAATTCCACCCCCTAGCAGCGCTTCATGGGCGGCCCAAGTCCCACAAGGCCCTCCTTGCGGATATAGCGTCTCTTGTCTGGAGCGCGTATGAGGTATTGGTTGTCCCTCCCTTGAGAATCCCTGTCCCGTTCGAGAGTTCGTTGATTGTACAATTTGTTCATGTCTTTAGTGGTGAAAGCAAAGACTTGAATGGGTTGGATTGGAAAAACATTGAGAAAGTATTCATGGATGAGGTCAATGATGGAGCATTGCTGTTGGGTGATCAGTCACTGAGGTTTAAGCCTTACTCTGTGAGCTACAAGGAGTGCTCGATTTGTTCCTTTGCGATTTCGAAGTCAATCAATTCATACACATCGAGGTTCTTGTTCGATAATTATACCTTGATTGTGAGCGAGTATCTGGACTCGAAGAGGTTGCACCAAATACTATCTGATTCGGCCGAGGAGTTCCGGAGGGTTGCAGAGATCCCGGAGGAAGATGATTTCGGCAGGGTTCTCCCTGTTTATGTGTTTGATTTGGACTACAGCACGATGCTGTTGCTCGATCGGTACCACCAGTCAGTTTCTTTCAAGGATATGGTGATTGCTGTTAGAACAAAGAACACCCAAACTGTGAGTGATTATAACTGCAATGGGCGTCATGTATTTACTCAGACGAGGGAGCTCGAGAGGCCACTCGTGGGCTCGATACTGCAGAGCATGTGGGGGGTCTCCCCTACCCATTTGACATGGAGCGCGCGGCACAATAGTACATTAGTTGATTACTCTTGGAGTGTGGGACAGACTCCATTTGGGCCTTTCTCAGAGATGTCGACCCTGTCCTTTGCCCAGAAGGACGCAGCCCGAAGAAATGTGTTGCTGACTTCTCTAAATTATAGTATATCGAGTGCAATCGATGTTCTTGATTCCGTGGCTGCTCATGGTGGGGAGAGGAAGCTATTGAAGCATAACCAATATGTTGAGTTTGTGCAGAGGTGGAGCTTGTTCAAGTACAAGCTTGACAAGGCTGTCTCGGCTCTGTCACACTTCGACTTTGAGCTCGCCCTCTACTATCTGAGGTCATTGGATCACGATCTCTATGGGGCCCACGCCATTGTTTACCATGCCTCCCAGGAATTAGAGGCCTCTCTCGCCTGTTTCAAGGACCCACCTTTTCCTTGGGCCACAGTTTCAGTTTATGCGGTATGTGTTGTTGCTTTTATTTATGTGTACATGAAACGTGACAAGCTCTTTAGGAATAAGAGGAAGCAGTTttga
- the LOC116214017 gene encoding pectate lyase-like translates to MEAKRLSIWVVAVCLAVLVPGLWAHSANFELDDYWHQKSKEAEYHALAAYHPEPEAVTDDFNYHVHMALEGTNTTRRALGKYVGKCMVTNPIDKCWRCKKNWAQRRKRLAKCARGFGRNTTGGASGRYYVVYDPSDNDMLNPKPGTLRHAVIQKEPLWIIFAGSMIIRLKQELMITNDKTIDGRGANVRIAYGAGITIQFARNVIIHGLGIHNIHPADGGLIRDSVDHFGIRTRSDGDGITVFGSSLVWLDHLSMRECADGLIDVVAGSTAVTISNGHFTKHNDVMLFGATDLNDGDKIMQVTVAFNHFGKGLIQRMPRCRWGFFHVVNNDYTHWLMYAIGGSSKPTIISQGNRFIAPPNMAAKEVTKRDYASPAEWKQWTWKSEGDLMMNGAFFVESGPQLQMKPKRKFMIKPKPAFAVTWMTRFAGTLNCKSRRKC, encoded by the exons atggaggcGAAGAGGCTGTCGATCTGGGTCGTGGCTGTGTGCTTGGCGGTTCTCGTGCCGGGCCTTTGGGCACACTCGGCAAACTTTGAGCTGGATGACTACTGGCATCAGAAGTCTAAGGAAGCCGAGTACCATGCCCTTGCGGCATACCATCCCGAGCCCGAGGCAGTTACCGATGACTTCAACTACCATGTTCACAT GGCTCTCGAGGGGACCAACACTACAAGAAGAGCGTTGGGTAAGTATGTTGGCAAATGTATGGTGACAAACCCGATCGACAAATGCTGGAGATGCAAGAAGAACTGGGCTCAGAGGCGCAAGAGGTTGGCGAAATGTGCTCGCGGGTTCGGCCGGAACACCACCGGAGGAGCGAGTGGGAGGTACTACGTCGTGTATGACCCATCGGATAATGATATGCTGAACCCGAAGCCTGGGACTCTTCGCCATGCAGTGATCCAGAAGGAGCCACTGTGGATCATATTCGCCGGAAGCATGATTATCAGGCTGAAGCAGGAGCTTATGATAACCAACGACAAGACGATAGATGGACGTGGAGCCAATGTCCGCATCGCTTATGGGGCTGGCATCACCATACAGTTCGCAAGGAACGTGATCATACATGGACTGGGCATCCACAACATTCATCCGGCCGATGGAGGCCTTATAAGGGATTCCGTCGACCACTTTGGGATCAGGACAAGGAGTGATGGGGACGGCATCACTGTCTTCGGTTCCTCATTAGTCTGGCTCGATCATCTCTCCATGAGGGAATGCGCAGATGGCCTGATCGATGTGGTTGCCGGGTCCACCGCCGTCACCATTTCCAACGGCCACTTCACCAAACATAACGAT gTGATGCTCTTTGGTGCGACCGACCTCAACGACGGGGACAAGATAATGCAAGTAACAGTTGCATTCAACCACTTCGGAAAAGGACTGATCCAGCGGATGCCGAGATGCCGATGGGGTTTCTTCCACGTCGTGAACAACGACTACACTCACTGGCTCATGTATGCCATAGGTGGTAGCTCAAAGCCGACGATCATCAGCCAGGGCAACCGCTTCATCGCTCCACCCAACATGGCCGCAAAGGAG GTGACGAAGAGGGACTATGCCTCACCGGCAGAATGGAAGCAATGGACATGGAAGTCAGAGGGAGACCTGATGATGAACGGAGCATTCTTCGTCGAGTCGGGACCGCAGCTCCAAATGAAGCCAAAGAGGAAGTTCATGATCAAGCCTAAGCCGGCTTTTGCTGTGACGTGGATGACTCGGTTTGCCGGCACTCTCAATTGCAAGTCGAGGAGGAAATgctaa